From the Mycobacterium sp. DL592 genome, the window CAGGCCGGCGTGCGAAAAGCCGTCGTTTGGGCCGTGTTTCAGTTGTCAACGATGAACCTCACTCGATCACACCGGTCAGGTCGAACTCGGCGAGTACCTGGGCGACAACCTCGCGCAGACGGTCCCTGGTGTTGTCCAGGCCCGGCTGGTAAGCGACCACCGAGATGGTGATCTGCTCGCCGACACGTCCCGAGACCAGGGTGAGTATCCCGTGCCGGCGCTCGAGCGCCTCCCGGGTGGTGTACCTGTCGACGCCGCGAAGGTTGATGTATTCAGCCGGGGTGCCGTCGATGCGCAGCAGGTCGGCGGTGAGGTCCCCCATGTTGGAACACGACACCGGCAGGTCCTCGGAGAACCCGAACGTCATGTCCACGGTCTTGGCGAAGGCCCGCTTGGGCAGGAACGGGATCAGCGGCAGCAGGGCCACCATCTCGTCGGGCACGTCGCGGGCAGTCTTGAGGCCCTGCCGGATCGCCGCGCGGGCGCCGGAGAGATCCTTGGTCACCTGGGTGGGGTCGAAGCTGACGTTGGCGATGGACACCATGTTGCCGCCGGTGTCGTCGGCGTCCTGGCGTTCGCTGACCGGAATCATCAGGGTGACGACACCGTCGGAATCGCGCACCCGGCCCTGATGCTCGGCCAGCTTCGCGCAGAACCCCGCCAGCAGCGAATAGGAGTTCCCGCCAAGGCTTTCCGCGCGGGCGTCCCAGTCCTTGCCGTCGATGTAGACGGCCACGTTGGGAACGTGAACCTGCTGCGCACCGCCGGAGACGACGGCCGGCTGGGCCGGCTTGGGCCGCACCAGTTCATGCCGGCGGGCCAGCCCCACCTTGACCGCCCGGCCCAGGGTTCTGGCGATCTCGGGAAAGTCCCTGGCGGTCTGGCGCAGATCGGCGACAACCGCCCGTCGCCGGGTCCGCGAACCCGCGGGTGGATAGCCGAGGTTGCGGTCCTTGCCCTGGATCGTGTCGATGGCCCTACCGATGAAGCCGCCACCGTCGGCCACGCAGTGCGTCACCACGACGCTGACCGCCGTCGAACCATCGGCGAAACGCTGCACACCCATCCGCCAGCCCGGACCGCGTTCGGGGTCGATGGGCAGTTGCAGGTGTTCGTTCACCCACGCGAACAGCTCGTCGCGGGGGCGCGTCGAGTCGTCCATGTCGATACCGCACTGCGGACCCGGCGCGGCTACCCAGCGATGCCGACCGAACGGGACGGGCGAGCGTTCGATGTGCCGCGCGACCAGTCCCTGCCCGAACTCGGCGTGAAAGCGCCGCAGACCGTCCATGTCGACTGGATGTTCGTACGTCCAGACGATCTGCATGACCGCTTCTTCGCCGGTTCCGCGCAAAGCCAGGAGCAACGCCTGGTCGGTGTAGGGCACCACATTGTCCGAAACCCCGGCCACTGGGATCAGACCGTCGCCTTGGGTATCCGCGGAGACGACAGCGATTCGGCGCGCCCGTCGGCCACCCGCAGGTAAGTGCACTTCATCTGCTCGACGAACTCCGCGATCGACTCGCGGGCGATCGGGTTGTCCGGGTAGGCCACCGTGATGATGGTGCCGTTGGCGCGCCGGTTGACCCACATCCCGACCTGGTTGGCCGCCCCGAGGTCGGTGTAGAGCCGGCCGTTGAGACCGTGCCACTGCGACATGATCATCGGGTTCAGCGGCGGCAGGCCGACGTCGAGATAGGACAGCATCGGAACGCCGGCGCCCGGCTTGCGGATCTGTGGCAG encodes:
- a CDS encoding wax ester/triacylglycerol synthase family O-acyltransferase, with protein sequence MAGVSDNVVPYTDQALLLALRGTGEEAVMQIVWTYEHPVDMDGLRRFHAEFGQGLVARHIERSPVPFGRHRWVAAPGPQCGIDMDDSTRPRDELFAWVNEHLQLPIDPERGPGWRMGVQRFADGSTAVSVVVTHCVADGGGFIGRAIDTIQGKDRNLGYPPAGSRTRRRAVVADLRQTARDFPEIARTLGRAVKVGLARRHELVRPKPAQPAVVSGGAQQVHVPNVAVYIDGKDWDARAESLGGNSYSLLAGFCAKLAEHQGRVRDSDGVVTLMIPVSERQDADDTGGNMVSIANVSFDPTQVTKDLSGARAAIRQGLKTARDVPDEMVALLPLIPFLPKRAFAKTVDMTFGFSEDLPVSCSNMGDLTADLLRIDGTPAEYINLRGVDRYTTREALERRHGILTLVSGRVGEQITISVVAYQPGLDNTRDRLREVVAQVLAEFDLTGVIE